The Haloarchaeobius amylolyticus genome window below encodes:
- a CDS encoding DEAD/DEAH box helicase, whose translation MEVAEVVPDFADAFAFEEFNRMQREALPALLDSSENVVASAPTASGKTALAELAICRALDTGGTALFIAPLRALTNEKEADWDRFEELGYSVYVVTGERDLNPRRARHADILVMTPEKLDSATRKHDTARYDFITDVDVCVIDEVHLLDSDRRGAVLEVTVSRLRRLCAPRVVALSATMPNIDDVAAWLDAPPENTFEFGDEYRPVDLHADVKTYSHGENSFADKYRRLYRALDLAEPHLNDDGQALVFVSSRQDTVQAAKKARDEISERDVSMGARGDYDFHTETQELDNDTLRNSCIDGVAFHHAGLSKNDKDRVEEWFKQGKLQLLFSTSTLAWGVNLPARCVVIRDTKLHDPLEGEVDMSPLDVLQMLGRAGRPGYDDVGHGYVVCDASDAGKYRRLLKEGKEIESRLAENLDAHLNAEIAMGTVRDLDDVMDWLETTFYYQRAQSEPEQYDFANLRERVREVLKSLVDHGFVDLGDELDISATGLGVLASKYYLRLETAERFKTLADSEGITEKGVLGAVATAAEFDSVSARQSEKEAVDAMLVGQDTGEMDAGGRKVLAILVGSMNGTTPGDLRSDAWVIKQNGLRLLAALQAFLDRFATPHATNVARRVEARVENGVAPDAVGLTAIDGVGPGRASKLAKEGLETPADAVDAGVDGLVTAGLSEGVAEQVYEGAKKLPDISVEWGDFPSTIGRGENDMCEVTVRNDGGSGSAGVRVTVNGVEMSATETYLDGETSVPVGVFGATDDELTYEVSVAFSNLPLVPVTETRTVRVQD comes from the coding sequence ATGGAGGTCGCCGAGGTCGTTCCAGATTTTGCCGACGCCTTCGCCTTCGAGGAGTTCAATCGCATGCAGCGGGAGGCGCTGCCGGCGTTGCTCGACTCGTCGGAGAACGTCGTCGCGAGCGCGCCGACCGCCAGCGGGAAGACCGCGCTGGCCGAACTCGCCATCTGTCGGGCGCTCGATACGGGGGGTACCGCGCTGTTCATCGCGCCGCTGCGCGCGCTGACGAACGAGAAGGAGGCGGACTGGGACCGCTTCGAGGAGCTGGGCTACTCGGTGTACGTCGTCACCGGCGAGCGCGACCTGAATCCACGTCGCGCGCGTCACGCGGACATCCTCGTGATGACGCCCGAGAAGCTCGACTCGGCGACCCGCAAGCACGACACGGCCCGGTACGACTTCATCACGGATGTCGACGTCTGCGTCATCGACGAGGTCCACCTGCTGGACTCGGACCGTCGCGGTGCGGTCCTGGAGGTGACCGTCTCGCGGCTCCGCCGGCTCTGTGCCCCCCGCGTGGTGGCACTGTCGGCGACCATGCCGAACATCGACGACGTGGCCGCGTGGCTCGACGCGCCGCCGGAGAACACCTTCGAGTTCGGCGACGAGTACCGGCCTGTGGACCTCCACGCCGACGTGAAGACCTACAGCCACGGCGAGAACTCCTTCGCGGACAAGTACCGGCGGCTCTACCGCGCGCTCGACCTCGCCGAACCGCACCTGAACGACGACGGGCAGGCACTGGTGTTCGTCTCCTCCCGGCAGGACACGGTGCAGGCCGCGAAGAAGGCCCGCGACGAGATCTCGGAGCGGGACGTGTCGATGGGCGCGCGCGGCGACTACGACTTCCACACCGAGACGCAGGAGCTCGACAACGACACCCTCCGGAACTCCTGCATCGACGGGGTGGCGTTCCACCACGCCGGCCTCTCGAAGAACGACAAGGACCGCGTCGAGGAGTGGTTCAAGCAGGGCAAGCTCCAGTTGCTGTTCTCGACCTCGACGCTGGCGTGGGGCGTGAACCTCCCCGCCCGGTGTGTCGTCATCCGGGACACGAAACTCCACGACCCCCTCGAGGGCGAGGTCGACATGAGCCCCCTCGACGTGCTCCAGATGCTCGGGCGCGCCGGCCGCCCCGGCTACGACGACGTGGGCCACGGCTACGTGGTCTGTGACGCCTCGGACGCCGGCAAGTACCGGCGACTGCTCAAGGAGGGCAAGGAGATAGAGAGCCGCCTCGCGGAGAACCTCGACGCCCACCTGAACGCCGAGATCGCGATGGGCACCGTCAGGGACCTCGACGACGTGATGGACTGGCTGGAGACCACGTTCTACTACCAGCGCGCCCAGTCCGAACCCGAGCAGTACGACTTCGCGAACCTCCGCGAGCGGGTGCGCGAGGTCCTGAAGTCGCTGGTCGACCACGGCTTCGTCGACCTGGGCGACGAGCTCGACATCTCCGCGACCGGCCTCGGCGTGCTCGCCTCGAAGTACTACCTCCGGCTGGAGACCGCGGAACGCTTCAAGACGCTCGCGGACTCCGAGGGCATCACCGAGAAGGGTGTTCTCGGCGCCGTCGCGACCGCCGCCGAGTTCGACAGCGTGAGCGCCCGCCAGTCCGAGAAGGAGGCGGTCGACGCCATGCTCGTCGGGCAGGACACCGGCGAGATGGACGCCGGCGGCCGGAAGGTGCTCGCCATCCTCGTCGGGTCGATGAACGGGACGACCCCCGGCGACCTGCGCTCGGACGCGTGGGTCATCAAGCAGAACGGCCTGCGCCTGCTCGCCGCGCTCCAGGCGTTCCTCGACCGGTTCGCGACCCCCCACGCGACCAACGTCGCTCGCCGGGTCGAGGCCCGCGTCGAGAACGGGGTCGCCCCCGATGCAGTGGGCCTGACCGCCATCGACGGGGTCGGCCCCGGCCGCGCCAGCAAGCTCGCCAAGGAGGGCCTGGAGACGCCTGCCGACGCGGTCGACGCCGGCGTCGACGGGCTCGTCACGGCCGGCCTCTCCGAGGGCGTCGCCGAGCAGGTGTACGAGGGCGCGAAGAAACTGCCCGACATCTCCGTGGAGTGGGGTGACTTCCCGAGCACCATCGGCCGCGGCGAGAACGACATGTGCGAGGTGACGGTCCGCAACGACGGCGGCAGCGGCTCTGCCGGGGTGCGCGTGACGGTCAACGGCGTCGAGATGTCCGCGACCGAGACCTACCTCGACGGGGAGACCTCGGTCCCGGTCGGCGTCTTCGGCGCGACCGACGACGAGTTGACCTACGAGGTGTCGGTCGCGTTCTCGAACCTGCCGCTGGTTCCGGTGACTGAGACGCGGACGGTTCGCGTGCAGGACTGA
- a CDS encoding topoisomerase DNA-binding C4 zinc finger domain-containing protein → MTAGAAVRVFAGDCSVVFDGADRQEHRGHVVVVVKPDDTVLVHDAKGYQPVAWLTRASEVWVTNDGELDLRAKDGDQTLLVKSHQLHLTGTYPTSTAGTPAGRCPDCGGALVRTRRAVTCLDCERHHGIPTDAVVHGGRCDCGLPRMRVERGAPLDLCIDRDCESLDSAVVDRFDRAWDCPECGDDLRVLRRGGLLAGCDSYPDCDTGFSFPAGTVVGTCECGLPVFETASGRRCLDSTCDRDWTEGNGVEAETGP, encoded by the coding sequence ATGACAGCCGGAGCAGCAGTCCGCGTCTTCGCGGGGGATTGCAGCGTCGTCTTCGACGGCGCCGACAGACAGGAACACCGGGGCCACGTCGTGGTCGTGGTCAAACCGGACGACACGGTGCTGGTCCACGACGCGAAGGGCTACCAGCCCGTGGCGTGGCTGACCCGGGCCAGCGAGGTCTGGGTGACCAACGACGGGGAGCTGGACCTGCGGGCGAAAGACGGCGACCAGACGCTGCTGGTGAAGTCCCACCAGCTCCACCTCACGGGGACCTACCCGACGAGCACCGCGGGGACACCGGCGGGTCGGTGCCCGGACTGTGGCGGCGCGCTGGTCAGGACCCGGCGGGCGGTGACCTGCCTCGACTGCGAGCGCCACCACGGCATCCCCACAGATGCGGTGGTCCACGGCGGGCGCTGTGACTGCGGGCTGCCCCGGATGCGGGTCGAGCGTGGGGCGCCGCTGGACCTCTGTATCGACCGCGACTGCGAGTCGCTGGACAGCGCGGTGGTCGACCGGTTCGACCGGGCGTGGGACTGTCCCGAGTGCGGGGACGACCTGCGGGTGCTCCGCCGTGGCGGCCTGCTGGCGGGATGCGACTCCTACCCGGACTGCGACACCGGGTTCTCGTTCCCGGCCGGTACCGTCGTCGGGACCTGCGAGTGCGGGCTGCCGGTGTTCGAGACGGCCAGCGGCCGGCGATGTCTGGACAGCACCTGCGACCGCGACTGGACCGAAGGAAACGGTGTCGAGGCCGAGACGGGGCCCTGA
- a CDS encoding HAD family hydrolase has translation MSHDAVLFDMDGVLVDSEDYWVEREREELLPWAVPDEDVAVREIMGMNYREIHDYLTEHYDVAVTKEEWVARFDETAATIYTEKVDLLPGFADWLAARREADIPMAIVSSSPHDWIDLVLDRFDLRFDAVVSAEDIDAPGKPEPHIFEHAAGEVGFAPGDCIAVEDSEHGVDSAVAAGTTCIGYHSGADESVDLSSADFVVDSPEDLLATVDELLDVED, from the coding sequence ATGAGTCACGACGCGGTGCTGTTCGACATGGACGGCGTGCTGGTCGACTCCGAGGACTACTGGGTCGAGCGCGAGCGCGAGGAGTTGCTCCCCTGGGCGGTCCCCGACGAGGACGTCGCGGTCCGCGAGATAATGGGCATGAACTACCGCGAGATCCACGACTACCTCACGGAGCACTACGACGTCGCCGTCACCAAAGAGGAGTGGGTCGCCCGCTTCGACGAGACCGCAGCGACCATCTACACCGAGAAGGTCGACCTCCTGCCCGGGTTCGCCGACTGGCTGGCCGCCCGCCGCGAGGCCGACATCCCCATGGCCATCGTCTCCTCCTCGCCCCACGACTGGATCGACCTCGTCCTCGACCGGTTCGACCTGCGGTTCGACGCGGTCGTCAGCGCCGAGGACATCGACGCGCCCGGCAAGCCCGAGCCGCACATCTTCGAACACGCCGCCGGCGAGGTCGGCTTCGCACCCGGGGACTGCATCGCGGTCGAGGATTCCGAACACGGCGTCGACTCGGCGGTCGCCGCCGGCACGACCTGCATCGGCTATCACTCCGGCGCGGACGAGTCGGTCGACCTCTCCAGTGCGGATTTCGTCGTCGACTCGCCCGAGGACCTGCTGGCGACGGTCGACGAACTGCTCGACGTCGAGGACTGA
- a CDS encoding ester cyclase codes for MSTTPRAASESLARQFFACITDHDLAGLRDLLAEDFVMVYGTAEYDAATFIDNEATYLELFPDLRYAVDDLRATAELVAVRCTVTGTHEGSDGPGVFADVDATGNEFEVVSTNVLHVADGRVTELWSEWDALGMYEQLGLVRVEAA; via the coding sequence ATGAGCACCACGCCGCGCGCAGCCAGCGAGTCCCTCGCCCGACAGTTCTTCGCGTGCATCACGGACCACGACCTCGCGGGATTGCGCGACCTGCTCGCCGAGGACTTCGTGATGGTGTACGGGACCGCCGAGTACGACGCAGCGACCTTCATCGACAACGAGGCGACGTACCTCGAGCTGTTCCCCGACCTGCGCTACGCGGTCGACGACCTCCGCGCGACGGCCGAGCTGGTCGCCGTCCGCTGTACGGTCACCGGCACGCACGAGGGGAGCGACGGCCCCGGCGTGTTCGCCGACGTCGACGCGACCGGGAACGAGTTCGAGGTCGTCTCGACGAACGTCCTCCACGTCGCCGACGGTCGCGTCACCGAACTGTGGAGCGAGTGGGACGCCCTGGGCATGTACGAGCAGCTCGGACTCGTCCGGGTCGAGGCCGCCTGA
- a CDS encoding MATE family efflux transporter, with protein MFDVSRDDITSGSLTQTLLLLAAPLIAQNLVRFAQLVVDAFWVGQLGEQAVAAVGLVFPLTSICLAVATAAMIGTQVIVSQRVGGDDEVGARRVTFNGVVLFALLLMVPITAIAIVGAEPLISWTVSTLNPGTDVVTPATAYFVAYAVGFPAMAASDAIEGAFVGWGDARAALWVNVTTVAVNLTLDPLLIFGVGPFPEMGVEGAGAATAIGGMAGLLLILAFSLGLRDSFQFTWASATVDLADWREMLDVSLPNVGQRLAQDAVRLVMISVVLAGGGAAGLTAYTLGARVSAIAWIPAGGFQQAAQSIVGQNLGAGNTSRARQTTWTGVGIITAAMVVLGGLQLLFPGTIARLFVPDISGDGLALTVAYLQILAVGYWAIGASYLLRAGFNAARRTKTSMIASLAQYWGVRLPVALVGVYVLDYGVVAVFWGVTLSNVLVAIGLGFYYWYETSEGMMERAADRAAESAG; from the coding sequence ATGTTCGACGTGTCACGTGATGACATAACGTCAGGGTCCCTGACACAGACCCTGCTCCTCCTCGCCGCCCCCCTCATCGCGCAGAACCTCGTCCGGTTCGCCCAGCTCGTCGTCGACGCCTTCTGGGTCGGGCAACTCGGCGAGCAGGCGGTCGCCGCGGTCGGACTGGTCTTCCCGCTCACCTCTATCTGTCTGGCCGTCGCCACGGCCGCGATGATCGGTACACAGGTCATCGTCTCCCAGCGGGTCGGCGGCGACGACGAGGTCGGCGCCCGCCGGGTCACGTTCAACGGGGTGGTGCTCTTCGCGCTCTTGCTCATGGTCCCCATCACGGCCATCGCCATCGTCGGTGCGGAACCGCTCATCTCGTGGACCGTCTCGACGCTCAACCCGGGGACCGACGTCGTGACGCCCGCGACCGCCTACTTCGTCGCCTACGCCGTCGGCTTCCCGGCGATGGCGGCCTCCGACGCCATCGAGGGCGCGTTCGTCGGCTGGGGCGACGCCCGGGCCGCACTCTGGGTCAACGTCACCACGGTCGCGGTCAACCTGACGCTCGACCCGCTGCTCATCTTCGGCGTCGGCCCCTTCCCCGAGATGGGCGTCGAGGGGGCCGGGGCGGCGACGGCCATCGGCGGCATGGCCGGGCTGCTCCTCATCCTCGCGTTCTCGCTGGGCCTGCGCGACTCCTTCCAGTTCACGTGGGCGTCCGCGACCGTCGACCTCGCGGACTGGCGCGAGATGCTCGACGTGTCGCTCCCGAACGTCGGCCAGCGCCTCGCCCAGGACGCGGTCCGCCTCGTCATGATCAGCGTCGTCCTCGCCGGCGGCGGTGCGGCCGGCCTGACGGCGTACACGCTCGGGGCGCGCGTCTCCGCCATCGCGTGGATTCCCGCCGGCGGCTTCCAGCAGGCGGCCCAGAGCATCGTCGGACAGAACCTCGGGGCGGGCAACACCAGTCGCGCCCGCCAGACCACCTGGACCGGCGTCGGCATCATCACGGCCGCGATGGTGGTCCTCGGCGGCCTCCAGTTGCTGTTCCCGGGGACCATCGCCCGGCTGTTCGTCCCCGACATCTCCGGCGACGGCCTCGCGCTCACGGTCGCGTACCTCCAGATACTCGCGGTCGGCTACTGGGCCATCGGCGCCTCCTACCTGCTGCGGGCGGGATTCAACGCGGCCCGGCGCACCAAGACCAGCATGATCGCCTCGCTGGCACAGTACTGGGGCGTCCGCCTGCCGGTCGCGCTCGTCGGCGTCTACGTCCTCGACTACGGCGTGGTCGCGGTGTTCTGGGGCGTGACGCTCTCGAACGTGCTGGTCGCCATCGGCCTCGGGTTCTACTACTGGTACGAGACCAGCGAGGGCATGATGGAGCGGGCCGCCGACCGGGCCGCGGAGTCCGCCGGCTGA